The following are encoded in a window of Shewanella psychrotolerans genomic DNA:
- the thiI gene encoding tRNA uracil 4-sulfurtransferase ThiI, translating into MKFIVKLFPEIMMKSKPVRMRFTKMLETNIRNVLRKVDDDAKVQRQWDKIMVKVPADKPEMVAIYAERLACIPGIAHVLQVKESTFESIDDIYQQTLPIYKDLLAGKTFCVRVKRSGKHDFNSIEVERYVGGGLNQFTDAAGVRLKNPDMTVNIEIDRENLYLVEKRIDGLGGFPMATQEDVLSLISGGFDSGVSSYQFIKRGSRTHYCFFNLGGDQHEIGVKQVAYHLWQKYGESHKVKFISVPFDPVVTEILEKIDNGQMGVILKRMMMRAATRVADKMGIQALVTGEAMGQVSSQTLTNLNVIDRCTEMLILRPLIVMDKQDIINISRQIGTEDFAKSIPEYCGVISQKPTVKAVLSKIEAEEAKFSEDLLDRVIEAAEIIDIREIATSMDTKITETETVDTISGGEVVVDIRAPEEEEQSPLAIDGVEIKAIPFFKLATKFADLDKDKTYLLYCDRGVMSKLQALYLQEQGYNNVKVYRP; encoded by the coding sequence ATGAAATTTATCGTAAAACTGTTTCCTGAAATCATGATGAAAAGCAAACCGGTAAGAATGCGCTTTACCAAGATGCTTGAAACTAATATTCGTAATGTGCTTCGAAAAGTCGACGACGATGCAAAAGTGCAGCGTCAGTGGGACAAAATCATGGTCAAGGTGCCTGCCGATAAGCCTGAAATGGTTGCTATTTATGCGGAACGTTTAGCATGTATTCCAGGGATCGCCCATGTACTGCAAGTCAAAGAGAGTACTTTTGAATCGATTGATGATATTTATCAACAGACGTTACCAATTTATAAAGATCTCCTTGCGGGTAAAACTTTCTGTGTTCGAGTAAAACGTAGCGGTAAGCATGACTTTAACTCAATTGAGGTGGAACGTTATGTTGGTGGTGGATTGAATCAATTTACCGATGCTGCAGGCGTTAGACTTAAAAACCCTGATATGACGGTTAATATAGAAATCGATAGAGAGAATCTCTATTTGGTTGAAAAGCGGATTGACGGGCTTGGTGGCTTCCCTATGGCCACGCAGGAAGATGTATTGTCATTGATTTCAGGTGGATTCGACTCAGGTGTATCGAGCTACCAGTTTATTAAGCGTGGCTCTCGAACTCATTACTGCTTCTTTAATCTTGGTGGTGATCAACATGAGATAGGTGTTAAGCAGGTTGCTTATCATTTATGGCAAAAATATGGTGAGTCGCATAAGGTTAAGTTTATTTCTGTTCCCTTCGATCCTGTGGTCACCGAAATCCTAGAAAAAATCGATAACGGCCAAATGGGCGTCATATTAAAACGTATGATGATGCGTGCGGCTACCCGCGTCGCCGATAAAATGGGCATTCAAGCGTTAGTGACTGGTGAAGCGATGGGCCAGGTTTCTAGCCAAACATTGACTAATCTGAATGTTATTGACCGTTGTACCGAGATGTTGATTCTGCGCCCGCTGATCGTGATGGACAAACAGGATATCATAAACATTAGTCGTCAGATCGGTACCGAAGATTTTGCGAAATCGATTCCTGAATATTGTGGCGTGATTTCACAAAAGCCAACCGTGAAAGCGGTACTATCTAAAATCGAAGCCGAAGAGGCTAAGTTCTCTGAAGATCTATTAGATAGAGTTATTGAAGCGGCAGAAATTATCGATATAAGAGAGATTGCAACGAGCATGGATACTAAAATCACTGAAACTGAGACAGTCGATACGATTAGTGGCGGCGAAGTTGTTGTTGATATACGCGCTCCAGAAGAGGAAGAGCAAAGTCCTCTGGCTATCGATGGGGTGGAGATTAAAGCGATTCCTTTCTTTAAGCTTGCGACTAAATTTGCAGATTTAGATAAAGATAAGACTTACCTGCTTTATTGCGATAGAGGCGTGATGAGTAAGCTTCAAGCGCTATATCTACAAGAACAAGGGTATAACAACGTTAAAGTGTATCGTCCTTAA
- a CDS encoding flagellar motor protein MotB: MAKKQKCDCPPAGAPMWLATFADLMSLLMCFFVLLLAFSEMDVMKFKQIAGSMKYAFGVQNKVEVKDIPKGTSVIALEFRPGKPEPTPIEIINQQTNEMTEPTIEVQAGEDDSAGGVQQQRGEQRGGEASSTAQEQADAEAQSQSQQQQASSQDQINDQVKKMAQELNKEIVDGAIEIESLGQQIIIRIREKGAFSSGSGFLQPRFKPVVRRVGELLKDVPGIVTVSGYTDDMNISNELYSSNWDLSSKRAVAVAHELIKVKGFDDTRMKVVGMASSAPLVPNDSADNRARNRRVEIAIEQGKAKESDEILVGQ, translated from the coding sequence ATGGCTAAGAAGCAGAAGTGTGACTGTCCACCCGCAGGTGCTCCCATGTGGTTGGCGACCTTTGCTGATCTGATGTCGCTGCTGATGTGTTTCTTTGTTCTTTTGCTCGCGTTTTCTGAAATGGATGTGATGAAATTCAAGCAAATTGCCGGTTCGATGAAATATGCCTTCGGTGTGCAAAATAAAGTAGAGGTAAAAGATATTCCCAAGGGAACATCGGTGATTGCACTCGAGTTTCGTCCCGGTAAACCAGAGCCAACACCCATAGAGATCATTAACCAGCAAACCAACGAGATGACCGAGCCCACTATTGAAGTTCAGGCTGGTGAAGATGACAGTGCCGGTGGAGTGCAGCAACAACGTGGTGAGCAACGAGGTGGCGAGGCGTCATCTACCGCGCAAGAGCAAGCCGACGCCGAAGCGCAATCTCAATCACAACAGCAACAAGCATCCTCTCAAGATCAGATTAATGATCAAGTGAAGAAAATGGCTCAAGAGCTTAACAAAGAGATTGTCGATGGTGCCATTGAGATCGAGTCTTTAGGGCAGCAGATCATTATTCGAATTAGAGAGAAGGGCGCATTTTCATCCGGTTCAGGATTCTTGCAGCCTAGGTTTAAACCTGTGGTGCGTCGAGTCGGAGAGCTACTTAAAGATGTTCCCGGAATAGTGACAGTGTCAGGTTATACCGATGATATGAATATCAGTAATGAACTTTATAGTTCTAACTGGGATCTGTCGAGTAAACGTGCGGTTGCTGTGGCTCATGAGTTGATTAAAGTCAAAGGGTTTGATGATACACGTATGAAGGTGGTTGGAATGGCAAGTTCGGCACCATTGGTGCCTAACGATTCAGCCGATAATCGTGCACGAAATCGCCGGGTTGAAATTGCTATTGAGCAAGGTAAGGCAAAAGAGTCGGATGAGATATTGGTTGGCCAGTAA
- the dxs gene encoding 1-deoxy-D-xylulose-5-phosphate synthase has product MSLDITKYPVLAQANTPDELRQLPQGVLPKLADELRSYLLQSVGISSGHFASGLGTVELTVALHYVYNTPFDRLIWDVGHQAYPHKILTGRRDRMHTIRQKGGIHPFPWREESQYDTFSVGHSGTSISAALAMAVAAEKEQAGRKVVAVIGDGAMTGGMVFEAMNHAGDLHNDMLVVLNDNEMSISENVGALNNHLAQLMSGRLYTTIRENSKKVLKGMPVIKEMAKRTEEHLKGMVVPGTMFEELGFNYIGPIDGHDVDALVETMRNMRNLSGPQILHIMTKKGRGYEPAEKDPIGWHAVPKFDPSTFAKPASKPSNPTFSQVFGRWLCDMAEKDEKVLGITPAMREGSGMVEFSQRFPGQYFDAAIAEQHAVTLAAGFACEGYKPVVAIYSTFLQRGYDQLIHDVALQKLPVIFAIDRGGIVGADGPTHQGAFDLSFMRTIPNMVIMAPSDENECRQMLYTGYCYNDGPTAIRYPRGSATGEPQVEAMTAFEIGKGLIKRQGKKIAILNFGTTLASTSHAAETLDATLADMRFVKPLDAELIKQLATSHELLVTVEENAVMGGAGSGVLELLQKMKLPMPVLNIGLPDEFIKHGNSEEILAELKLDGEGILAQINQYLSE; this is encoded by the coding sequence ATGAGTTTGGATATAACGAAATACCCTGTGCTAGCGCAGGCAAACACTCCCGACGAGCTAAGACAGCTTCCTCAAGGCGTGCTCCCAAAACTTGCTGATGAACTCAGAAGTTATCTACTGCAATCGGTAGGTATCTCGAGTGGCCATTTTGCATCAGGTCTTGGCACGGTAGAGCTAACGGTCGCCTTGCATTATGTCTACAACACACCTTTCGATCGTTTGATTTGGGATGTAGGCCATCAAGCCTATCCTCATAAAATTTTGACAGGTCGCCGAGATCGAATGCACACCATACGCCAAAAAGGTGGGATTCATCCTTTCCCTTGGCGTGAAGAAAGTCAATACGACACCTTTAGTGTTGGTCACTCTGGCACCTCAATCAGTGCGGCTTTAGCCATGGCGGTTGCCGCTGAAAAAGAGCAAGCTGGGCGCAAAGTGGTGGCAGTTATCGGTGACGGTGCCATGACTGGTGGTATGGTATTTGAAGCCATGAATCACGCTGGCGATCTGCACAATGACATGCTTGTGGTACTCAATGACAATGAGATGTCTATTTCGGAAAACGTTGGTGCACTTAACAATCATTTAGCACAACTCATGTCTGGTCGCTTATATACCACCATACGTGAAAACAGCAAAAAAGTGCTTAAAGGCATGCCTGTTATTAAAGAGATGGCTAAACGTACCGAAGAGCACCTTAAAGGCATGGTTGTACCTGGCACCATGTTTGAAGAGCTTGGTTTTAACTATATTGGTCCAATCGATGGCCATGATGTCGATGCCTTAGTCGAGACCATGCGTAACATGCGCAATCTCTCCGGGCCACAAATACTCCATATCATGACCAAGAAAGGTCGTGGTTATGAGCCTGCAGAGAAAGACCCTATTGGCTGGCATGCTGTCCCCAAATTTGATCCATCAACCTTTGCTAAACCCGCTTCAAAGCCATCAAACCCTACCTTTTCACAAGTGTTTGGCCGCTGGCTATGTGATATGGCAGAGAAAGATGAAAAAGTATTGGGTATTACCCCAGCCATGCGAGAAGGCTCTGGCATGGTGGAGTTTTCTCAACGTTTTCCAGGGCAATATTTTGATGCGGCAATTGCCGAGCAACACGCTGTCACCTTGGCGGCCGGTTTTGCCTGTGAAGGATACAAGCCCGTGGTCGCGATTTACTCAACCTTCTTGCAGCGCGGCTACGATCAGTTAATTCATGATGTTGCACTGCAAAAACTGCCTGTGATCTTTGCTATCGACCGTGGCGGTATTGTCGGCGCGGATGGTCCAACCCACCAAGGGGCATTTGACTTAAGCTTTATGCGCACCATTCCTAATATGGTGATCATGGCGCCATCTGATGAAAATGAATGTCGGCAAATGCTTTACACTGGCTACTGCTATAACGATGGCCCAACGGCAATCCGTTACCCTAGAGGCAGTGCCACTGGCGAACCTCAAGTGGAAGCAATGACCGCATTTGAAATTGGTAAGGGTCTGATTAAACGTCAAGGTAAGAAGATCGCTATCCTCAACTTTGGTACCACCTTGGCGTCAACATCTCACGCAGCCGAGACATTAGATGCAACGCTGGCTGATATGCGCTTTGTTAAACCGTTAGATGCAGAGTTAATTAAACAGCTCGCCACCAGCCACGAACTCCTAGTAACAGTGGAAGAAAACGCAGTGATGGGGGGCGCGGGATCGGGTGTGCTCGAACTATTGCAAAAAATGAAGTTGCCAATGCCAGTGCTTAATATCGGTCTCCCCGATGAATTCATCAAACACGGTAATTCAGAGGAAATTTTGGCAGAGCTCAAGCTGGATGGTGAAGGGATCTTAGCGCAAATTAATCAATACCTTAGCGAATAA
- the pomA gene encoding flagellar motor protein PomA, which translates to MDLATLIGLIGAFAFIIGAMVSSGGIAIFIDVPSVLIVMIGSLFVVMMKYNLKQFLGAVKIAAKAFMFKIDKPDVLIEQSVTMADAARKGGFLALEEAEISNSFMQKAVDMLVDGHDGDVVREALEKDIALTEERHKAGIGIFRALGDVAPAMGMIGTLVGLVAMLSNMDDPKSIGPSMAVALLTTLYGAIIANMVAIPIADKLTLRMGEEMLNRNLIMDAVLAIQDGQNPRVIEGFLKNYLSEKQRQIDTTDGE; encoded by the coding sequence GTGGATTTAGCGACCCTGATAGGCCTCATTGGTGCATTTGCTTTTATTATCGGAGCTATGGTTAGTAGTGGCGGGATCGCCATTTTCATTGATGTGCCCTCAGTGCTTATCGTTATGATAGGTTCTTTGTTTGTGGTGATGATGAAATACAACCTCAAACAGTTTCTTGGCGCGGTAAAAATTGCAGCCAAAGCGTTTATGTTCAAAATCGACAAACCTGATGTGCTGATAGAGCAGTCAGTCACTATGGCTGATGCCGCGCGTAAAGGTGGCTTTCTCGCATTAGAAGAAGCTGAAATTAGTAATAGTTTTATGCAAAAAGCCGTCGATATGTTGGTTGATGGACACGATGGTGATGTGGTTCGTGAAGCTCTAGAAAAAGATATCGCCCTGACTGAAGAGCGCCATAAAGCGGGGATTGGTATTTTCAGGGCGCTAGGTGATGTCGCACCCGCTATGGGAATGATAGGTACGCTTGTGGGGTTGGTTGCCATGTTGTCGAATATGGATGATCCAAAATCTATCGGACCATCGATGGCCGTTGCGCTACTAACAACCCTGTATGGCGCGATTATCGCCAACATGGTTGCCATTCCTATTGCTGATAAATTGACTTTGCGCATGGGGGAAGAGATGCTCAACCGCAACCTTATTATGGATGCGGTGCTTGCCATTCAAGATGGCCAAAACCCAAGGGTCATCGAAGGGTTCTTGAAGAACTACCTTTCTGAAAAACAACGCCAGATAGATACTACGGACGGGGAATAG
- the rlmM gene encoding 23S rRNA (cytidine(2498)-2'-O)-methyltransferase RlmM, with product MINLFLYCRAGYEKECAAEIQQRAAELDIGGFVKTNKNDAYVIFQCFQAGDADILAKSLDLDSLIFTRQMFAANELLKALPEGDRVTPIVEALAKVSKAGELRVETPDTNEAKELSNFCRKFTVPLRQALKRSGSLLEKENPKRPIIHVCFVGSGTAYVGYSLSNNSSPYFMGIPRLKMAADAPSRSTLKLDEAFIHFIPKEDQEQRLRSGMNSVDLGACPGGWTYQLVRRGMFVAAVDNGPMDQGLMDTGQVKHYQADGFRFEPPRKNIYWLVCDMVEKPSRVAELIEAWAINGWFKEAIFNLKLPMKSRYKEVSTILDTMRSILKENGIEEFQLSCKHLYHDRDEVTVHLWLRPSVGF from the coding sequence ATGATTAACCTATTTTTATATTGCCGTGCCGGCTACGAAAAAGAGTGTGCCGCTGAGATACAACAGCGTGCGGCTGAATTGGATATTGGTGGCTTTGTTAAAACCAACAAGAATGATGCCTATGTTATTTTCCAGTGTTTTCAAGCGGGTGACGCCGATATATTAGCTAAATCGCTCGATCTCGATTCACTCATTTTTACCCGCCAGATGTTTGCTGCCAATGAATTACTTAAAGCATTACCTGAAGGCGATCGCGTTACTCCAATTGTTGAGGCGTTGGCTAAGGTCAGTAAAGCGGGTGAGCTTAGAGTCGAGACCCCAGATACCAATGAAGCGAAAGAGCTGTCTAATTTTTGTCGTAAGTTTACTGTACCTTTGCGTCAAGCGTTAAAGCGCAGCGGTAGCTTATTAGAAAAAGAGAACCCTAAGCGTCCCATTATCCATGTTTGCTTTGTCGGCTCAGGCACCGCCTATGTCGGATACTCCCTGAGTAATAACAGCTCACCCTACTTTATGGGGATCCCCAGGTTAAAGATGGCTGCTGATGCGCCGAGTCGCTCCACATTAAAGTTGGATGAAGCCTTTATCCACTTTATTCCTAAAGAAGATCAGGAGCAGCGTTTACGCAGCGGGATGAACTCTGTTGATTTAGGTGCGTGTCCTGGCGGTTGGACTTATCAATTAGTTCGTCGCGGTATGTTTGTTGCGGCAGTAGATAACGGGCCGATGGATCAAGGTTTAATGGATACCGGGCAGGTAAAACATTACCAGGCCGATGGATTTCGTTTTGAGCCACCGCGTAAGAACATTTATTGGTTAGTGTGCGACATGGTTGAAAAGCCTTCTCGCGTTGCCGAGCTTATCGAAGCTTGGGCGATTAATGGCTGGTTTAAAGAGGCCATTTTCAATCTTAAGTTGCCGATGAAGAGTCGTTACAAAGAAGTGTCGACGATTTTGGATACGATGAGAAGTATCTTAAAAGAGAATGGTATAGAAGAGTTTCAGCTCTCTTGTAAGCA
- the ispA gene encoding (2E,6E)-farnesyl diphosphate synthase — MLTEAITQYQQRVDNQLRLFINAQDDTEPKLKAAMEHGALIGGKRIRPFLVYAIGEMLNVPLEHLDSCAAAIECIHAYSLIHDDLPAMDDDALRRGKPTVHIAFDEATAILAGDALQTLAFEILSQETTALTPTQQVLMIRSLANASGYRGMCGGQAMDLNATNTPIDLDTLKRLHRLKTGALIRCAVELPIIAAGVTDINRELLLEFADAVGLAFQVQDDVLDIIASTEELGKPQGSDCESNKSTYPKLLGLEGAQETAKSLIDDALSALAKLPYNSQLIAEFARFIIERRV; from the coding sequence TTGCTAACCGAAGCGATAACCCAATATCAGCAGCGGGTCGATAATCAGCTGCGTCTATTTATCAATGCTCAGGACGATACCGAGCCGAAATTAAAAGCGGCAATGGAGCATGGCGCCTTAATCGGTGGCAAACGAATTCGACCTTTTTTGGTTTATGCCATAGGCGAGATGCTTAATGTGCCACTGGAACATCTCGACAGTTGCGCTGCGGCAATAGAATGTATCCATGCTTATTCTCTAATTCATGACGACCTTCCGGCGATGGACGATGATGCACTGCGCCGCGGTAAACCAACCGTACATATCGCCTTTGACGAAGCCACAGCGATTTTAGCTGGCGATGCATTACAAACCTTAGCCTTTGAGATCCTCAGCCAAGAAACGACGGCGTTAACACCAACACAGCAAGTATTAATGATACGCTCACTCGCTAACGCTTCTGGTTACCGAGGCATGTGTGGTGGCCAGGCAATGGATCTTAACGCGACGAACACCCCCATAGATTTAGACACTTTAAAACGCCTACACAGATTAAAAACTGGGGCGTTAATCCGCTGCGCCGTTGAATTACCTATCATTGCCGCTGGCGTCACAGATATAAACAGAGAACTCCTGTTAGAATTTGCTGATGCGGTTGGCTTAGCCTTTCAAGTGCAAGATGACGTACTCGATATTATTGCCAGTACCGAAGAGCTAGGTAAACCTCAAGGTTCTGACTGTGAATCAAATAAAAGTACCTACCCTAAACTGCTTGGTTTAGAGGGTGCGCAAGAGACTGCTAAAAGTTTGATCGACGATGCACTATCAGCGCTGGCTAAATTACCATACAATAGCCAGTTAATTGCCGAATTCGCCCGTTTCATCATAGAGCGAAGAGTATAA
- a CDS encoding alpha/beta fold hydrolase encodes MDALFTISSSMLANELPQSECIVEGPICESQSDLSDTLILLAHGAGANMNHAFMTEMASGLAGKGMNVVRFNFPYMRNNAIDGKRRPPDRAPKLLMDFILHIEAVRQHFKPVRLILMGKSMGGRMAAMVASEALVDGVICLGYPFVPPKGGEPRFEPIANSKAPLLVIQGERDKFGAKGEVETWLAPYSAQLAWLTDGDHSFVPRKSSGTTQAANLEQAISHSVSFIRGLNA; translated from the coding sequence ATGGACGCGCTATTTACTATTTCATCATCGATGCTGGCAAACGAACTGCCCCAAAGTGAATGCATAGTCGAAGGACCTATTTGTGAGTCTCAATCGGACTTGTCAGACACCTTGATTCTTTTGGCTCATGGCGCTGGAGCCAATATGAACCATGCTTTCATGACGGAGATGGCTAGTGGGCTCGCAGGTAAAGGGATGAACGTTGTGCGCTTTAATTTTCCCTATATGCGAAATAATGCCATCGATGGTAAACGTAGGCCACCAGACAGGGCTCCTAAGCTGTTGATGGATTTTATTTTGCATATAGAAGCTGTTCGCCAGCACTTTAAGCCTGTAAGGCTCATCCTAATGGGGAAATCTATGGGGGGGCGTATGGCCGCTATGGTTGCTAGCGAGGCGCTTGTCGATGGGGTGATATGTTTAGGATATCCATTTGTCCCACCAAAAGGCGGTGAGCCGAGATTCGAGCCTATCGCAAACAGTAAGGCTCCTCTGTTAGTGATTCAGGGAGAGAGAGATAAATTTGGTGCAAAAGGCGAAGTGGAAACTTGGCTCGCACCATATTCTGCTCAATTAGCCTGGTTAACCGACGGTGATCATAGTTTTGTACCAAGGAAGTCGTCAGGCACCACGCAAGCGGCTAATCTTGAGCAGGCTATATCTCACAGTGTTAGTTTTATTAGGGGGTTAAATGCGTAA
- the xseB gene encoding exodeoxyribonuclease VII small subunit produces MAKKPENLTFEQSLSELEQIVAALEQGDVSLDDALKQFERGINLVRNSQGKLEQAQQKVSILTQEHDQPSLQPYLAEGE; encoded by the coding sequence GTGGCTAAAAAACCTGAAAACCTGACATTTGAACAATCATTATCGGAATTGGAGCAAATAGTTGCCGCGCTAGAGCAGGGAGATGTTTCTCTGGACGATGCGTTAAAACAGTTTGAACGGGGTATCAACTTAGTCAGAAATAGCCAAGGTAAGTTGGAACAAGCCCAACAAAAAGTGTCTATTCTTACCCAAGAACATGATCAACCAAGTTTGCAACCCTACTTAGCAGAGGGCGAATAA
- the grpE gene encoding nucleotide exchange factor GrpE, whose translation MSNESSKAQEPQIEETIDPQMETEVVEDPASLMDELTQANFRVEELEQALTAAEAKVEEQKDSVIRAAAEVDNVRRRAAMDVEKAHKFALEKFANELLPVIDNMERALQGTNAEDEATKAIYEGVELTLKSFTSAVEKFGLTQVDPQGEAFNPDHHQAIGMQPSAEFPANTVMLVMQKGYMLNERLLRPAMVMVSQGGGSVDTQA comes from the coding sequence ATGAGCAACGAATCAAGCAAAGCACAAGAGCCACAAATTGAAGAAACCATCGACCCACAAATGGAAACTGAAGTGGTTGAAGATCCAGCCAGTTTGATGGATGAACTTACCCAAGCTAATTTTCGTGTAGAAGAGCTTGAACAGGCGCTAACGGCTGCTGAAGCTAAAGTTGAAGAGCAGAAAGATTCTGTAATTCGAGCTGCTGCGGAAGTGGATAATGTTCGCCGCCGCGCAGCGATGGATGTTGAAAAGGCGCATAAGTTTGCCCTAGAAAAGTTTGCCAACGAACTTTTACCTGTCATTGATAACATGGAGCGTGCGCTTCAAGGAACCAATGCCGAAGATGAAGCGACCAAGGCAATTTATGAAGGGGTGGAGTTGACGCTGAAGAGTTTCACTAGCGCAGTTGAAAAGTTTGGTTTAACTCAGGTTGATCCTCAAGGAGAAGCGTTCAATCCTGATCATCATCAGGCCATTGGTATGCAGCCTAGCGCAGAGTTTCCTGCCAATACGGTGATGTTGGTGATGCAAAAAGGTTATATGCTCAATGAGCGTCTGCTGCGTCCTGCTATGGTCATGGTGTCTCAAGGTGGCGGCTCTGTCGATACCCAAGCCTAA
- a CDS encoding transcriptional regulator GcvA: MSRRLPPLNAVKAFEAAARHLSFTRAAEELFVTQAAVSHQIKALEEYLGLKLFRRKNRSLLLTEEGQGYFLDIKDIFVQLADATDRLLARSAIGSLTVSTSPSFAIQWLVPRLANFSEKNPDIDVRIKAVDSESSSLTDDVDVAIYYGMGNWSGVRADKLRNEVLIPVCSPMLLNGPKPLSQPSDLKFHTLLHDSSRQDWQAWFRQCGINDINVNQGPIFSHSSLVLQAAAHGQGVALGYSVLARPDIKAGRLVCPFPEVLVSKNAYYLVCLQNHAEIGKIAAFREWMLDMFEEESRSELLPG; the protein is encoded by the coding sequence ATGTCTAGACGTTTACCTCCCCTAAATGCGGTTAAAGCATTTGAAGCCGCGGCAAGGCATTTGAGTTTCACTCGAGCAGCGGAAGAACTTTTTGTAACGCAAGCTGCTGTTAGTCATCAGATTAAGGCATTAGAGGAGTATTTAGGTCTTAAACTCTTTCGTCGTAAAAATAGATCTTTGCTGCTCACCGAAGAGGGGCAGGGCTACTTTCTCGATATAAAAGATATTTTTGTGCAACTGGCCGATGCAACAGATCGTTTACTTGCCCGAAGTGCTATAGGTTCACTAACGGTCAGTACTTCACCCAGTTTTGCAATTCAGTGGCTGGTTCCAAGATTAGCTAACTTCAGTGAAAAGAATCCTGACATCGATGTGAGGATCAAGGCTGTCGATAGTGAATCTAGCTCACTTACTGATGATGTGGATGTTGCTATCTATTATGGTATGGGCAATTGGTCAGGTGTTCGTGCCGATAAGCTGCGTAATGAGGTATTGATCCCTGTATGCTCGCCTATGCTACTTAATGGACCTAAGCCATTATCACAGCCAAGCGATCTTAAATTTCACACCCTATTGCACGACTCTAGCCGTCAAGATTGGCAGGCATGGTTTAGACAATGTGGGATTAATGATATTAATGTGAACCAAGGTCCTATTTTTAGCCATTCGTCCTTAGTGCTGCAAGCTGCGGCTCATGGTCAAGGGGTCGCGCTCGGTTATAGTGTATTAGCACGTCCTGATATTAAGGCTGGTCGATTGGTGTGTCCTTTCCCCGAAGTGCTTGTGAGTAAAAATGCCTACTATCTGGTGTGTCTGCAAAATCATGCTGAGATCGGTAAGATCGCCGCATTTAGAGAGTGGATGTTGGATATGTTTGAAGAGGAGTCACGTAGTGAATTGCTGCCAGGTTAA
- a CDS encoding DUF423 domain-containing protein, with protein sequence MRKGFFLMAALSGFMAVALGAFAAHGLKSVTTGEMIAIFNLGVEYQFYHTFALIAVAFSGHWLTSRLIDWAGYLFLLGIVLFSGSLYLYALLGVKWTGPITPMGGVCFLLGWLLIAVAVWRNRVVELDD encoded by the coding sequence ATGCGTAAGGGATTTTTTTTAATGGCCGCATTAAGTGGCTTTATGGCTGTTGCACTTGGCGCGTTTGCTGCTCATGGGCTCAAGAGTGTTACCACAGGTGAGATGATTGCCATTTTTAATCTTGGCGTTGAGTACCAGTTTTACCACACCTTCGCATTGATCGCGGTGGCTTTTAGTGGACATTGGTTAACGTCTCGTCTAATCGATTGGGCGGGTTATCTATTTTTACTTGGGATAGTGCTGTTTTCTGGTTCTCTCTACCTCTATGCATTATTAGGGGTCAAATGGACTGGACCTATCACACCGATGGGCGGTGTATGTTTCTTGCTTGGTTGGTTACTCATTGCGGTTGCCGTTTGGCGCAATCGGGTGGTTGAACTCGATGATTAA